Genomic segment of Pochonia chlamydosporia 170 chromosome 1, whole genome shotgun sequence:
TGACAAAAAAGATGTGTTTTAACTGCATCCCGAAAAGTTTGTGAAAAACTGAGGGCTAGGGAACTGGAATCGGAAGGCGGGTTTATTGGCGAGCATTCAACATTAGATGCATTTAGCACTTCCATTTGGGAGTGAAATATTTTTGGAAGTTCCATGACAAACAAAGAATAGAATGGAATGTTGATCCCAAATGAGGAGattcttcaacatgatgGCGTTTTGTGGTTCGTAATAGGCTTGCCCGGCCTATTGCTTTTGATACCTGGGGAAGGAAGCAgatgtagatgtagatgtagGAGTAACGAATAATATACCCGATTCAACCTGGGCAAACAGTGGTGCCGAGTCCCAGGAGTCAGCGTGAAGTAAAGGTTTATTCGAGCTGATGTGGCGATGACCAGAATGTTGGCATTTTGgaacaagcacaacaaaCTGAATCACTTTGGCCATTTTAGTCTTCTTAATCCCGTTTCACTCATTTAATCTTGTCGATCCGAGAAGTGACGTGGCGTATGGAGTAGTTTGAGTTTGGAATCACACATCGGCTTGCAACATCATGTCCAGGTTACCAATATCCTGAAACGGTtagcaccaccaacaaacaTGGTGATTGGGTATCGTCTCGGGCTTCGGAACTCAACTTACACTTCAAAACCACGACGTATATTCGCAGAAGGCTTGGGAATATCGGACTTAACATCTTTGTTTTCATTCTTTTCAAGAGAATATCCGTCTGATTTGTCACCATGTTTGTCATATTGCCAAACTTCAAATATAAAAACCCTTGATCCTTCCATTCCTCCCAAACATACTCTGCTCAATTCACTACAACACTATCAAACTACTCTCATCACTCACTAAGCTCAATTTActtcacatcctccaaaatgcCCATCTCCCACGTCCTCATCAAAGTCGCTCAAGCCGACTACGCCCCCGTCGTAACCTTCTACACCCGCGTCCTCAAACCGCTTGGCCTCGAGAAACTGAGCGGCTTCCCACCACACATGACGGCCTTTGGAGCAGGCGGGCCCCAGTTCGTGATTGCGTCCGGCGATGGCGCGCAGTCGAACGTCCATGTTGCGTTTGGGGCGGCAAGTATGTAACACTTACCACTTTGCGAGAATGGTTTGCTAATTTGGAGTGAGTAGGCGAGGATGCGGTGGGGGAGTTTCACGCCACGGCTGTAGAGGCCGGTGGGAGGGATAACGGCGCGCCGGGGAAGAGGGTGAATATTCATCCTAGTTACTATGCGGCGTTTGTGTTTGATCCTGTTGGGAATAATATTGAGGCGGGGTGTATGGTTTCGGGGGGGAATATTTAGGTTTCAATTTATGGTGGTGGGCTGGGATGATTTGCCGTGGTGGGGTTTGAGGGTTCTGAGTTGTTTAGGTATTGGAATTGAAATGTCAGTTCGTTTATGGCTTGTTTTTGTGATTTGTGCTGAGTTTGGATGTTGTGTTGTGGTCGTGTTGGCTGTTGGTTACTTTGCTCTGTGGTATTGCGTGAACTGTGAAATGTGAACTGGATATCCTTCGATTGGATGGATGTGAATTTGCGTTGACCCCGTGGTCCAATTTTACAGCTGTATGGCAAGTTATTTCACGGAATCTACTCAGGGAGTGTATCTGAGTAGGAGAAAGGAGGAAGGATTTGAACTTTGACCGTTCGTTTCCCGTGTAAGTGGTGTTAGTGCCTGCGGCCAATTCAGCACAAATAGGAGCCAGCCGCACAAGCGAGCAGCACAAAATAAGGGAGATACAAAATTCATGATGAACGATTTAAATATTTCTTTTCAATATTTAAAAATTGCCAGAGCTTCTCTCATTGCAGCCAACCATCAAGCACCACGCAGCTAACTTGCAAGTCAATAATGGTGTCACGTGCCACCGCGTCAACCCACGCGCTCGCACCACACGTAACCTCAACCGAAAGTCTACAATCATCGTCAACACTCAATGCCTGCAGTTGACCCATTTTCCGCAATATGACCCCAACAGTCATTGCAGATTCCGACGGAGATGAGTCAGACACAGGTTCTGCCACCGAACTACCAGAAGTTGTTGCAGTGGAAAAGTCAGCCTCAACTACACACCCGTCTGGTTCCACGGATCCAACATTTTTCAGGAGCGTGTTCAAGGAGCAAAGTGATGCAGCAAAGGAACATGCTGTAAGGCACCACCaaacagaagaagcagaagacgACATCATGGACCCATCGTCATTCGACAATGGCTTTCAGCAGACTAGGGGCACCGTCCATGATAAGAGTCTCTGGGACGTGCCTAGCAGTCCTGAATTTGAACAGCCGTCTAGGCGAGCCAAGAAAACAGATGGCTCTTCAAACACTAGGACCAAAATCACGAGAGGTTTACGACGACGACTGGATGATATAGGATATGTCAGTCAGGAGGATGAACCAACCGGGACAGTAACAACGCAAAGCAGAAAGAAGAGACGTGTCGAAAGAGATGCGCCCTTGGATGATTTGGTTTCGACTGCGCCTATTGATAGTGACCCGGCGTTCATGGTCGCCCCGACGATGCTGACGACTAGTCAAAGGGAAGAGTATGTGTCAGTCAAGGCTGGTGCATCGAGCCCTGCAGCAAAACCATTGGAACAGCGATGCATAAACGTCATGTCTAGTGGGACTGCTACCAATCTGAATACACCAAGGACAACTGTCGCTCCTTCGTATGATGCGGCACCTGATATCAAGAGCTCAAAGTCTGATCGGTTGAAACAAGTACGTGGACTACGGAACTCGTTGCCAGATGAAGCTGCGGTGTCTACATCAGCTCCAGAATCGAATTTAAGCACCAAAAAGGAGAAGTCCAGTTCAACGGCGAAGTCACACAGGGTCATCAATGCATCAGATGACGAGAGTGGACTGGGGGAAGACGATCAGCCACCTGAGACAACTaaagatgatgacggctCCGACTTTGAGGAAACAGCAAACCCcgttgagaagaagaaacaaaggGGCCGCCCgaagaaagaaaacacaGCAACGCCAAAGAAAAAGGTCGTAGAGACAAAGGCTAAGAAGAAGCGTGGGCGACCGAAAAAGTCTGACGCTGCTGTCAAACTTGATGAAAACGGCGACGTTCAAGAAATTGCGCAAGTTCCCCCTGATCCAGCGCCTGCAGAATCAGATATGATACAGCATACAGATACCAAAactgaagaagcagagcaaACGATCGTCTCTCCTGCCAAGGAAAAAAGCATAACCGCCGCCAACGCACTGCTGgacaaaacaccacaaacGCCAACTTCAGATATGAAAGACGGTGCGGACGTCAATTCTTCCAAGAAACCCTCCAGCAAGGCACTATCTGCATCAAGCGGAGATTCTGGTCGGCCCTTGTACCGTGTTGGGTTGAGCAGGAACATGAGAATAGCACCGTTGTTAAAAGTGATCCGCAAATGAGACTGGCGAGGTGTACGTTTACGAGTTGGACTGTGGATATGATGAAATGTAAACATGCATGGCGGACTGCAAATGCTCAGATAGACAGTAGAGCATGCTGGAAGCTTGACGAAGTAATGAATCAAGGATAGAAATGCCGAGCACGACGACCCAGGCTTCCCGGTTCGTCGTTGGTGGAGTTGACTGCTGATGACGAATTGTGATGAGGGCACATTATAGTTGTCCCCAGACCTACCGGTCATGGCCTAACTGGGCAGTGTTTTGTTCGTATTATTTGTCGCGAGAATAGTGTTTTCAGTCAAACAAGGCATTTCGGCTCCATTGATTCAACACTACTTGGGTATTTTGGCGGCTGACTTTGAATAGTGCTGAAATGATGCTCAGCTTGTCTTCCAGCTTGGCAGATCCAGGTGACACGCAAATCTATTCGGTACCAGTTTGTTACGTAGACCGTGGCGAGATGGATACGAGGCTGTTGATAGGGTCCAATTAGGCAGGTAAGTTGACCCGGATATCGATGGCAGGGCTATGAGGCGCTGCTGTCGAGCTGGAATGTGGGGGGACGGTACGAAGGTAGCATCGCTTGGATCAGCTTTCCCGGTGAGAAAAAGAGGCTGATGAGTCTGTCGGCCCAACGACAAAAATGGCGAATTGATCTTGCCCCAAGATTTGCATCAATTGACCTcattacggagtagatggTATCCTATCACAACCTACCAGTGACAGTGCTTTTTGACCGAAAAAATAAGACTGTGAGCTGCACGTCTCGTTCGGGCCAGCATGTTTGGGTCAACCGGGGATGTTGTTCTCCACCGCTTCTTGGAAGATGACTAGCAAACGCCACAGGCACAAGGGTCCAATGAGTCGTACTAGCGGTTGGCGACCACGGAGAAGAGACAAATGAGGAAACAACTGTGGTATACTGTAATTGAACCCAGTCAGCAATCTGTGCCGCATTGATTATGTTGGCGTCATGTCGCATATCGGACGGAGAAACCAAAGACACGTTTTGGGGGGGCATAACGCAACGATGGTTCCCTGACACGGCCGTCATGACACTGTACAACTTTGAAGTTTGGGCGCTGACTGAGGAATTGATCCATGGACTTCCAGCCTGGATCGACAGTTCTCAGGGATTCAACGGAGCAGAACGTCCTGGGATGCCGAGTGAGGAGAAGAGCCTTGGGTGTTGGAGGATGGACTGACCGCGTGGATCACGGGATCCATTCTATTATTCAATAGATACACATTCTTCCTGCACTTGCGGTATCAATACCTTACGGCTGGAAAAATAGGGAtgagaaaagaagcaaaaagaaacacCATATGGACATTGCGCCGCCTTCATGCAGCGGGCTGGGGCACATGTGGCGGAATTGGCATAAATGAAGGAGGCCCGTTGAACGACGTGGCATGAAGGGgactgttggtggttgtggtaAAATGTGAAATGTGAAATgagcttccatgtcccggATGTCGGTTGAGCGACAAGATTAACAAGCCGTCAACTGTGCATGTGTCTGATGCCCTTGTCGATTTGTCCAGACTAGTCTActctggtgttgagatgTCAAGAGTGGTGTCGCTCCTTCCGTCAGAGTCAATACGTACTTGACTGTGAGTGCTTGACTCAacacaccaacatcaagattgGTTGTGGTCTTGCTGGCGCTGGGTGCTTGTAGTTGAGCATGCAACGGGCACTGGGCTACTAGAGCGCTAGAAAACCCACCTACCAAACTGGACCCCTGCTGGTCCATCGGCCAGGCATCTCCTCCAGTCAGGTCCTCGTGGGTGCTTTTTAGCCTCCCAGattgccagaccagaccagaccagacttgttgcattctggtctggtcgggtcAATCTGATGGCTTCATTGCCTCATTGTGCACTGCACGGGCTGGCATCAAATAATCACCCCGCACTAGGCGTTTTTGGGAAGAGGGGCTCCGAACCTGACCGAGCAAGCCCATGTCATGGTCTGGTCCTGGTCCCTCTTTGCCTCTCAAAGTCCCCTCTCATGTCTCTCAGACAGAAATGACTCTTGAGTTggctgtctgtctggtccatctggTGGCTTGCAATTTTTGGTTGGTGGGTTGGCGCCGTCTCCCGGTCTCTTTTTCTCTGTCTCTGGTCAATCAAGTCTTGGCCGATTCTTTGATTTGATTCGATTTGCGCCAGAACGAACGCCGAGTTTGGGCTATTTCGACCAAGCCAAACGTCtttgatttttttttctacAGCCAAGGCCGCAATACCATCGCAtccttcctcatcaaccccgccctttgtctttgacaatTCGCTTTTGTTGCCGTCGGGCATTGATTGCCATCTACTTTACCATTTCCACTTTGtttccacatccacatcccaCAGGAGACTCTCTCAATCTCAATTTGCCCCTCCTTACCGTCTCTGTCCATTGGCGACATCGCATCGACACCGATTTTCGGCCTCCCCATCCTTTGTTTCCTGCACCTCACGTCACCTACTTCTCTCCAGCAAAGTCGCCTACAACTTGGCCTCAGCAGAATAATGGCCCAAAACGGAGTAACCAATGGGTCAAATGACTCTCATATCCCGTCGCAGCGCTATCTGAGCACTCGTGGCGAGGACACTGATGTAAGTATGGCCTTGATCCGACCCGTGTAACCCTCCGTTGGATAGGAAGTCTAAATGGGCTTGCAAGAGCTCAATTGGACATTCATCCTCCCACTTGTTTTGGATGCTATTGACTATCTCCGTAAATCAATGGCTAACGGGATTGACTCGTCTTGCGACAGTGTTCGTTTGAAGAAGTCGTTTTGCGCGGCTTAGCTACCGATGGCGGACTCTATATTCCCGAGCACATTCCACAGGCTACTGCCTGGAAAAGCTGGCAGGACTTGAGTTTCTCTTCCTTGGCCTACGAAATCATGTCTCTTTACATTTCGCCATCTGAGATTCCCTCGGCAGACCTCAAGAACATTGTCAATCGAAGTTACTCGACTTTTCGCAGCAAGGATGTTACACCGCTCGTCCAACTCGACGGcaaccaccatctcctcGAACTATTTCACGGTCCAACCTTTGCCTTCAAAGATGTCGCGCTTCAGTTTGTTGGCAACTTGTTCGAATACTTCTTGGTGAGAAAAAACGAGGGCAAGACTGGAAGAGGTATGGCTGCAATACCACTCTCAACATAACCGAGGGAGCCTTGCGGCAAAATATTGCTCTTTCGAAATACAGGCTGACATGTGTTATAGACCGTCACCACCTCACTGTCGTTGGCGCCACCAGTGGTGACACCGGATCCGCTGCCATTTATGGCCTGCGCGGCAAAAAAGATGTTTCAGTATTCATCATGTTCCCCAAGGGCCGTGTCAGCCCCATCCAGGAGCTGCAGATGACCACCGTCTTGGACAAGAACGTGCACAACCTGTCCATTGAGGGAACCTTTGACGACTGCCAGGTACGACAGCCATGAGTATCAATTAACACCACAGCCGATAGAGCTGACATATTTCGAACTCTAGGACATTTTGAAATCCATGCTCGCCGACCCCGAAGCCAACAAGCCCATCAACGTTGGCGCCGTCAACTCGATCAACTGGGCTCGTATCCTGGCCCAGATCACGTACTACTTCCACTCATATTTCTCACTGGTCAAGCAATCTTCTACTTTCAAGCTCGGCGACAAGGTTCGATTCGTCGTGCCTACTGGCAACTTTGGAGATATCCTTGCTGGCTACTTTGCCATGCGCATGGGACTGCCTGTGGATAAGCTAGTCATTGCGACCAACGAAAACGACATCTTGGACCGCTTCTGGAAAACTGGCAAGTACGAGAAGCAGCCCGCGCCGGAAGATGGACAGGACATCACACCCGAAGGTGTCAAGGAGACGCTCAGTCCTGCCATGGATATCCTGGTGTCTAGCAATTTCGAACGTCTATTGTGGTTCCTAGCCTACGAGTTCGCCGCAAGCGCAGGCATGGACGACCAGTGGAACAAGAAGCAGGCCGGTCAAGAAGTTTCCAAGTGGCTCAAGGAACTGAAAACTACTGGATCATTTGGCCCTGTGTACCAAGATGTTCTGAAATGCGCAAAGCGAGACTTTGACAGCGAGCGTGTGGATGACAGCCAAACCCTGGAGACCATCCAAGCTCTGTACAAGAAGGTCGGATATGTTTTGGACCCCCATACCgccgttggtgttgccgccACTATCAGGtccgccgccaacgccaGTCCCGACATCCACCACATCTCCTTGTCGACCGCCCACCCAGCCAAGTTCTCTGGAGCCGTGGAGAAGGCCCTTACCGGACAAGAGGGCTTCGACTTTGAAAACAAGGTTCTGCCCAAGGAATTCATTGGCCttgacaagaaggagaagcgaGTCACAGAGGTAGAGGGAACTGTAAGCAAGGTCAGAGAGTTGGTCAAGGCCCAAGTAGAGCAGGAACTTTCGCAGGCTTAAATTCCCACATTTGCATATTGGATGAATAGACGGAAGTTCCATTTTCACGAGTAGTTAGATTTGGAAAGGGGGGCATGTGATGCCAATGTTTTCTATGTATCCAACTTAGGGGCTTAAGTTGACGAGATGGCATCAGTTACAGGAATGGGCAAAAAGTGCAAATTCTACAATTAGAGGAGGACGGGCTAGAAGGGAAACGGAGGGAGGCTGACCATGTCAATGTgacattttgttttttaACAATGGTCAGATACGGAGTTTTTGTCACGAGGTGCTTAGGTTGTGTTTATCTCGCATTTAATTTAGCGGGCATTCTTACCAAACTTGCTGTGTTTTCGGTAACTCCACGCTTCAAACTATTTACATCTATAACGAGTGTAGTTGACGGCAGGTAAGTGGTTAATAAATTCGTATTGAATCCGACATCGGTCTCGTGGCATTCAGTATGTAAGTCAAGTATGCACTTTACATGTTCTATCTGCCGCTACCATCTGCGCTACCATCTCATTCCGTCCGTAATCCCAACCAAGTCACACGACTCAGCAAAACCATGTGGAAACGTACCACCAATACCAACAATAATAACACtttcaaaaacaaaacaaaaacagaCCGCAAGAACGCCCGGTTCATGATATGCATACGCAGGTGGCCATTCCTGCCAAATAACAAAACAAAGGAGGCACAGGGCCAGTGTCGGGACTTTCACAAATGTAAAAGGGGTTGTGTTTTGAAGATAACTAGTTTCAGGGTTTGTTGTTACATTATGTTCTTGGCTTGATGGGGTCGTCGTCTAGCGTCTTGATGCGCTTCTTGACGAATTCGAAtgacgagaagaagatggcgttgaCGAGGCATGAGCGGCTCATGGAGACGCCGAGACCACGGTACATGTGGCGTTTGAAGAATTCGATCTTGGGAGCGGGGTCGACTTTTTCTCCGCGTGAGTGAAGGAGTGAGTTTCGTTGGTATATGCTCTTGGCGGAATCGATAGGGTCTATAGTTGTGTTAGTTTGTGTGGGATGAGGGGTGCAAGAAACAAGGTAGATGTTTACATATTAATGCCCAAGACACGAGACCGCACATGCCGCCGGCCGTTACCACTGCCAACTTGTTGCTGTTTGGATTGTCACCAGCTAGGGTTGTCCCGAGCTGTTTCCCGCTCTCGTACACCATAAAGTATATTGATGTGCCTAGCGTATCCCGCACTAGGTTGATAATTTTGTTAGTACGTATAGTTCCTATGCACTGGAAGATGACAAGACCTACACAAGTGTAATCTGAGTCCAGTGTATAAGCCCAATACTCCCCGATGTTTGAtaatgttggccatggttctCAGGGTTCCCTTATTTTGGTAACTTGAAGCTACGGCTCTGCTCTTTTGACAACTGCCCGCTCGTTCTGCAAGTAGCACAGACACCTGGGCGCTTAGCTTCGTAAGCTCGAACGGACAGGCGATAAAGGTAATGACGGAGCCGGCAGTGGCCCCTGCAGCGCCGAAGCAGGCCACCGAGTACAGGTTCGGGTACGTTCCTGGCTTGTTCACATGGCGAAGAATGTCGTATCCCATATTCCTCTTGACCCAGCCAGCATATGAGTATTTAGCTCGTTGATATATCGAAAATGACACGGTTCGGACCAGGGTAATGCTCGCCATGGGGGCCATAACACCTTAAGAGCAGGGCACATGTCAGCAAATACACATCGTTCAATTGCAACCGAGTATAGTCATCCCGGACCACCAATTCGGTTCCATGGTTGTCGATTGTGGCCCAAACACCGCAATTCGGAACCATTGAGGGGAGAAAGCAAAACACCTACCTCGAAAGAAGCCACCCAGGTGTTCGGTGCGATATGTATGCTTGACACAGTCTAGAAACCCGCGGTACTGATAGGTCTGCATACGAGTCTTGACGCTGTCGAGGGGGAAGGCGGCCAGCGTGGAAAAGACGCTCGAAGAGCTGGCGGCTATTTCGGTCCGATAACGCTTAACGAACGAGTTTGCATGGTCTCGTCCGCGGGTGGTTGAAGGCATGACTGCTGACGAGGTGAGGCGGCCTGGGACATCTTGCTGCTGATCACGCTTTGCTTCCACAGTCATGCTTCTGGACTAGTTCCGGATGGTCGTCCTTGTTTCCTGGTGCACCAGGCAGATGAATTGCCCAGAGCGACGGGAGACAAAGGTAGAGACGACAGGAGACCAAGCCGGATAGGTGAGAAGCGGGTAGGAATGAGGTTGGACGGCCACGGCACACACGCGCGCGCGGTTCAGACCCGGTGATCTCGACAAAATTGACGAGATCAGCAGCCGAGTCTGGGGTGTGCGCGGGCGGCAGCACGACCTATTTCTCCAGAGACGCAACTGCCATCAATCGGCGGATTCTCAATCGGTTGATTTGGTTCAGTAACCAGGTACTGATGGGGGGTTGAGGGCGATGTTCGACACCGAAAAGCGGCAGATGTCTTTCGAGGAATGGAGCTTCTGATGCCCGGGCGGGTAATGATTCCTACAATAGGATTCGATAGTTGAAAGACAATGGGACggagagagagaggaagatggcgatggcggcggcggcgaatTGATTGACCAGGGAGGTGCTGTTGCTATTCACAGGTTGATCCAGTCTTGTCCGATGAGGGGTCAACAGTTGTTTAATATCTGGTTCGGCTGCGGGTAGCTGGGAGCACGGATGACGCTTAGCGCAGCACAGGGTTGAAGGTTCGGTTGAGGGGCGATTGATGGTTGAAGCCAACCAGCTGCCAGCTAGTTGAACATCAGACTGCACTCAACCACTTGCAAGCACGACCAAGACCAGGCAGGACCAGGATAAGTACCTAGTATTGATGACCAGGAGACTGACTGCACAGCGGGAGCCGGGCAAGCAGGCGCAGGACGGAGCTTGGGGAAGCTCTTGGCTGTGCGGACGGGACCTGCTTGGCTGCCGTTGAGTGGGACACAAACTCGTCCTGGTGTTTGATGCTCTGCTGTGCCGTTTTGGTGGCGAGAGGACGAGCTCTAGTTACTCCAGTCTGCTCTCCgcaagggtctggtctggtctgttccGCTTTTGAGATCGTGTAGCAGATATTTGGTGGGAACCACAGTCGGCAGCTCTCCTTGCGCAATGTGCGCTAGGTAAAACTGAGAGGGCGTGCTCGATAAAGGTGAAATTTGGTCCACGACTGCGGGTGACATGTAAAGGTGCAAGTAGAGCGTCAATcagaccaagaacaagagggacacttgaaccagacagaccagacatttgttGAAGTCTGCGGTTTCAACAACGGAACTGACCTGTATGGGTGAGTTCTTCTTTGACATTAGCTGCaatgtatggagtacatgaACAGGCCATGCCGCTTTGAGCCTGGTATTATCTTTAGCGCTTCGGTTGTTCATGGCCTGTCCATCTCATTGACCCCATCTCCCGGCCTTCAATGTGAATTTGACTGCCCTTCGGCTGGCCCAACGTTGAACCACTgatcccatcccatccctccAAGGCCAGACTCATCCACACCCAACTTTCCTCTCATGAAGGACATGAATGAGCCTGAACCCAATCCATTCCCAACAGGGCACACCATGACCCAATGACATGCGGCCTCTGTGAATTCGGGGTGGAGAGGGGCAGGCAAAAGAGGGGACCATTTGACCACTAAGAGcacttccatgtccaagtgTTGGAGGGGAAGCTTGAAGCTCTGGAAGATGGTTCATTCTTGCCGTTTGGTCACGGCAGTCTAATCCCGACATGGATGTGCCCAACTGGCAAGTACCTGTCATGTAAGGTGTCTCGTGCCAACAACTCTCTTGCACCAAAGTCCAccagatgccatggatgccatggatACAAGACATCTGCGATACAACGCCGTGCCGTCTACCCAGTACTTTGAGTACAAATGAAACCTTCCGCTGTTCCATTATAGTACCCGCATCTTGTACAAtaaacagaccagacaactttACAAGTCTCCGCATCACATGCTGCTTTGGCGATGCGCTCCGCTAGAGACTTGCCAGTTATCAGCAGAGCGCCCAAAAGCATTCTACAATCTAACCATTCCTACCCATCATGATCCAAGGGTTGCATTAGCACTATTGCATGTCCCCTCTTCTTGTAGCCTGCTGGATCTTTGCCCCGCAAAGATATACTCTGCGGCTAAGAAGTTTGTGAGCAATCACAACTTGCATCACCGCCTGTGGCTTTTGGGGCGCCTGTCGCCAGCCGTGTGGCCCCCAGACAGCTACAACTGTTCGACGTGTGTGTCTAGAACGAAGTGTCCTCATCCAGGCGTCGGGGAAGAGCTTTAGAAAAGAGGGAACATTACCGTATTGTCGGTTATAGAACCAAATGTATAGTCGCCATGCACCGATGCAATCCGATGGGGGGATGAAACAAACGGGCAGAACAAAAGAGGCGATCGACAGTGGAGATATACATCGAGTGGCTTCGGCTGAGAGGTGACAGAGCTTGTCGAATCAGACCGGCTTGATCTGCATAGGCGTGAAGACCAACTCCGAGAATTTAGGCATAACATTTTTCAGGGCGAAGGGTCAAAAGACTCAAAACACATGCAATCCCAAAGTAATAAGGGGGGAGGAAACACCTTCGACAGAAACTTCCAGATGTGAAATTTATTGTATTCTCCCGCAGGATTCGAGTATTTGTTTCGAATCATGTGGGAATCATGCCATCCTTTGGCCAGTCTGACGCGCTACGTAATACTGATGAATACAGCAAGATATCTCGCTGCTTCGGAATGACGATCCTGTATATGTGAGGTCGTCCAGCAGATGTCATCTTTCAATAGAGGACACCAGCAGTGCTCGGAATTGCCTTTGTCCGGCCCTTGCTCGAAAAGTAAGCCGGACCCGGATCGCCTTTATCGGAACCACAGTGTGAGTATTGTCTCATTCAAGTCCCAGAAGGTCCCGCCTCTACTGTCCCATTCGCTTGCTGCCCAGCATCCTCTGAGTCGGCAGCATCTATCGTTCGTGGCGTTTCATCTCCATGAAGGGTGGCGAGTCGTtgctcttccttcttctctcgCAAAGCCTCAGTCTCGTATCGCAATTTGTCCAGGTTCCAtgcgtcgtcgtcgtcttcctcgtcagaGTCATCTTCGTCACGCCACTTGCCGCTCTCGAACAATGCACGAC
This window contains:
- a CDS encoding threonine synthase (similar to Aspergillus terreus NIH2624 XP_001215587.1), with product MAQNGVTNGSNDSHIPSQRYLSTRGEDTDCSFEEVVLRGLATDGGLYIPEHIPQATAWKSWQDLSFSSLAYEIMSLYISPSEIPSADLKNIVNRSYSTFRSKDVTPLVQLDGNHHLLELFHGPTFAFKDVALQFVGNLFEYFLVRKNEGKTGRDRHHLTVVGATSGDTGSAAIYGLRGKKDVSVFIMFPKGRVSPIQELQMTTVLDKNVHNLSIEGTFDDCQDILKSMLADPEANKPINVGAVNSINWARILAQITYYFHSYFSLVKQSSTFKLGDKVRFVVPTGNFGDILAGYFAMRMGLPVDKLVIATNENDILDRFWKTGKYEKQPAPEDGQDITPEGVKETLSPAMDILVSSNFERLLWFLAYEFAASAGMDDQWNKKQAGQEVSKWLKELKTTGSFGPVYQDVLKCAKRDFDSERVDDSQTLETIQALYKKVGYVLDPHTAVGVAATIRSAANASPDIHHISLSTAHPAKFSGAVEKALTGQEGFDFENKVLPKEFIGLDKKEKRVTEVEGTVSKVRELVKAQVEQELSQA
- a CDS encoding AT hook, DNA-binding motif protein (similar to Metarhizium robertsii ARSEF 23 XP_007818791.1) produces the protein MTPTVIADSDGDESDTGSATELPEVVAVEKSASTTHPSGSTDPTFFRSVFKEQSDAAKEHAVRHHQTEEAEDDIMDPSSFDNGFQQTRGTVHDKSLWDVPSSPEFEQPSRRAKKTDGSSNTRTKITRGLRRRLDDIGYVSQEDEPTGTVTTQSRKKRRVERDAPLDDLVSTAPIDSDPAFMVAPTMLTTSQREEYVSVKAGASSPAAKPLEQRCINVMSSGTATNLNTPRTTVAPSYDAAPDIKSSKSDRLKQVRGLRNSLPDEAAVSTSAPESNLSTKKEKSSSTAKSHRVINASDDESGLGEDDQPPETTKDDDGSDFEETANPVEKKKQRGRPKKENTATPKKKVVETKAKKKRGRPKKSDAAVKLDENGDVQEIAQVPPDPAPAESDMIQHTDTKTEEAEQTIVSPAKEKSITAANALLDKTPQTPTSDMKDGADVNSSKKPSSKALSASSGDSGRPLYRVGLSRNMRIAPLLKVIRK
- a CDS encoding mitochondrial carrier protein (similar to Colletotrichum gloeosporioides Nara gc5 XP_007273110.1); this encodes MTVEAKRDQQQDVPGRLTSSAVMPSTTRGRDHANSFVKRYRTEIAASSSSVFSTLAAFPLDSVKTRMQTYQYRGFLDCVKHTYRTEHLGGFFRGVMAPMASITLVRTVSFSIYQRAKYSYAGWVKRNMGYDILRHVNKPGTYPNLYSVACFGAAGATAGSVITFIACPFELTKLSAQVSVLLAERAGSCQKSRAVASSYQNKGTLRTMANIIKHRGVLGLYTGLRLHLLRDTLGTSIYFMVYESGKQLGTTLAGDNPNSNKLAVVTAGGMCGLVSWALIYPIDSAKSIYQRNSLLHSRGEKVDPAPKIEFFKRHMYRGLGVSMSRSCLVNAIFFSSFEFVKKRIKTLDDDPIKPRT